AGAGTTTAGAAGGAATGGGTTAGTGATTCCAGTGATAGCAAGAACATTGCATACAATTGATCCTACTAAGTATCCAGAACCTGTGATAGGAAGTAGCGATAATAAATTGGTGAACTATAAGGAATTTGGTTTGAGTTGAAGTTTTTCTTATGGAGACGATAATGAACTGCCTCTAACAATAGATTTGCACAAGGCTCGGGCGATGGTCATAAAACCTATAGGGATATGCCCTCACACATTCCTCAACCTAAGTCCGTCGGAGCGCTCAGCACATTAGTCACATACGTGACATGAGCACCTCTTCGCTCTAAGGTTGAGTAACGTCGCAAATCCGGAACGTTATACAACAAAACTTACCAAAGCTTAAAAGTGTTTAGCTATGTGATTTTACTGTTAGACATAGACGCATGGATGAATAGGAAAGGGATGGGGATACGTTATGGTTAAGGTTATTAATTCCTTAGGAAATTACATGAGGGAGAAATGGAATGGATTTATTTGGTTACTCATCGTAAGTATATCTTTTTACATGTGTCTTGATACAAAATATATGTCGGCTTTAGGTGATACTTTTATTGAACTTATAGGGTTAAAATCATGGAGTGCAGGTGATAAAGGGCTACATCTTACAGTGTTATATTTTGGTGTTATAATCATTACTGGTCTATTTGTTATTGAGAAAAGCTTAATTATACCGAAGAAAATAAAAAGATGGAAAGCGTTCATGATTTTCGTATTACTAGTAAGTTTAAGTCATCTAATCACAACTTCTGTACTGATTAGTATAAAGAGTAACTTACCAGGATTACTAAGTGTAGGTTTTGATAAAACAAGTGAAGGGTATTACGAGATTGAATATAATGGCGACAAACTTATAGACTTTGATATCAAGCTTGAACTGAGAAATTATAGCGATGAAGATAAACACTTTAGTATTCAGTTTGAGAAGAATTATAAAGAAGAAGGTTCAAAAGAGATTTTTACTATTTATGATAAAGAAAATAATATTGCAGTCTTCAGTTTAGAGGCTAAAGAAGAAAAAATATTTGAAATAGATTCAAAGAAGTATTACATAGAAAGAGATCAGACTGGAAGAGATGATATATATTCCTCAAGGGGGCCTGTACAGGAAGTAATATTAGTTAATAAGCAGGATGATTCAGTTAGATTACATAAAGATAATTTTTTAGGAGAAGGAATAGAAAAGCAATAAGGGTCCGTAAGTTTCATCGTATAACAATGGATTTGCATAAAGTTCGGGCAAGGGTCAAGAAGCCTTTTGGGATATGCCCTCACACATTCCTCAACCTAAGTCCGTCGGAGCACTCGGCACATTAGCCCTTTGCAGGGCATGAGCACCTTCGCTCTAAGGTTGAGAAACGTCGCAAATCCGGAACGTTATAAGAAATTTAATCACATTTTTAACTCAATGAGTGT
The nucleotide sequence above comes from Vallitalea okinawensis. Encoded proteins:
- a CDS encoding transporter permease, yielding MVKVINSLGNYMREKWNGFIWLLIVSISFYMCLDTKYMSALGDTFIELIGLKSWSAGDKGLHLTVLYFGVIIITGLFVIEKSLIIPKKIKRWKAFMIFVLLVSLSHLITTSVLISIKSNLPGLLSVGFDKTSEGYYEIEYNGDKLIDFDIKLELRNYSDEDKHFSIQFEKNYKEEGSKEIFTIYDKENNIAVFSLEAKEEKIFEIDSKKYYIERDQTGRDDIYSSRGPVQEVILVNKQDDSVRLHKDNFLGEGIEKQ